TCGAAGTTCGAGCCGTTCGCGGGCGAGCTGGTGACCGCGGGGCTCCGCTCACTGGGCGTCGACGTCCGCACCGACTGCTCGCCCGACGCCGTCCGTCGCGACGCGGTCGACGCCGTCGTGCTCGCGCTGCCCGGGGGTGCCGAGGTCGTCGCCGACGAGGTGCTCGTCGCGACCGGCCGCCGTGCGGGCTCCGAGGACGTCGGGCTCGAGACGGTCGGGCTGGCCCCCGGGGACTGGATCGACGTGGACGACACCATGCGGGTGCGCGCCGACGGGCTCGGCTGGCTCTACGCCGCCGGCGACGTGACCGGCCGCGCGCTGTTCACCCACCAGGGCAAGTACCAGGCGCGCGCCGCGGGCGACGCGATCGCGGCACGCGCCGCGGGTGCACCGGTCGACGACGCGCCCTGGGGGGCGCACGTCGCGACGGCCGACCACGCCGCCGTGCCCCGCGTCGCGTTCACCGAGCCCGAGGCCGCCATGGTCGGCCTCACCGCGGCGGAGGCGGCGCGCCGGGGCATCCGCACCCGTGTCGTCGACTACGACCTCGGCTGGGTCGCCGGCGCCACCGATCGCGCCGACGGGTACGAGGGCCGCGCGAACCTGGTCGTCGACGAGGACCGCCGGGTCGTCGTCGGCGCCACCTTCGTCGGGCAGGACGTCGCCGAGCTCCTGCACGCCGCGACGATCGCGGTGGTCGGCGAGGTGCCGATCGAGCGGCTCTGGCACGCGGTGCCGGCGTTCCCGACGATCAGCGAGGTGTGGCTGCGCCTGCTCGAGGGCTACGGCCGCCCCGGCCACGAGGGCGCGGCATGATCCGCCGCGTGCTGCTCGACTCCCCGGTCAGCCGAGCGGGTTTCTGGTACGCGCACCTCGTCGGGCTCGCCTGGGGCTTCCTCTGGAGCACCGGGCGGGTCGAGAAGGAGGGCGGCCTCATCGTCTTCCGCGGCATGCCCAAGTGGACCTTCGGTCGCGGCGGCTCGTGCGTGGGCGCCTGCTACCTCACGAACGAGAACGTCTCCGAGCCCGTGCTGCGGCACGAGCGCGTGCACGTGGCGCAGTGGCGGCGCTACGGGATGCTCTTCCCGTTCCTGTACCTGCTGTCGGGGCGCGACCCGCTCAGGAACCGGTTCGAGATCGAGGCGGGCCTGGAGGACGGCGGCTACGTGAAGCGCCGGTGGCGGCCGGCCTCCGGCCGCACGGCGAGCTGACGGCGCCGCCGGATACGGCGACGGCCGGGCGGCGCCTGCGGGAGGCATCCGCCCGGCCGTGGACCGGGACGCGTCGGCGTCAGTCGAGCGCCGCCTGCAGCGACTCGACCAGCTCGGGCATGCCGCCCGACCAGGTCACGCTGAGCGCGGTGGGGGGCGAGACGGCCGAGACCTTCACCGGGTCGAAGACCTGCGCCACGCGGCCGGCGGCGACCGCCGGGATCGCCTGCAGCTCGGACTTCTCGAGGAAGGCGGCGGCCTCGTCCTCGGTGCTGTGGTAGCTGACGATCACGTCGGCGTCGAGCTTGTCGAGCTCCTCGTAGCTCAGCTCGTAGTAGAAGCCGCCGTCGGAGGTGTCGAGCTCGGTCACGCTCGGGGCGATCTCGAAGCCGATGTCGGTGAGCACGTCGACGCGCGCGTCGGCGGCCGTGTAGACGTAGACGA
This portion of the Agromyces rhizosphaerae genome encodes:
- a CDS encoding dihydrolipoyl dehydrogenase family protein — its product is METTITDVIVIGAGAVGENVVDRAIAGGLEAIVVEHELVGGECSYWACEPSKTLLRSGAALRAAQRVPGAAEAVTGGLDADAVLARRDARVGDWDDTGQIRWLDGIGATLVRGHGVLAGERRVRVTAPGGDEALLEARHAVVVATGSTPRLPDIDGLALARPWTSREATSAERVPERLAIIGGGVVGCELAAAWASLGSEVTLLTRSGILSKFEPFAGELVTAGLRSLGVDVRTDCSPDAVRRDAVDAVVLALPGGAEVVADEVLVATGRRAGSEDVGLETVGLAPGDWIDVDDTMRVRADGLGWLYAAGDVTGRALFTHQGKYQARAAGDAIAARAAGAPVDDAPWGAHVATADHAAVPRVAFTEPEAAMVGLTAAEAARRGIRTRVVDYDLGWVAGATDRADGYEGRANLVVDEDRRVVVGATFVGQDVAELLHAATIAVVGEVPIERLWHAVPAFPTISEVWLRLLEGYGRPGHEGAA
- a CDS encoding Fe-S oxidoreductase; the encoded protein is MIRRVLLDSPVSRAGFWYAHLVGLAWGFLWSTGRVEKEGGLIVFRGMPKWTFGRGGSCVGACYLTNENVSEPVLRHERVHVAQWRRYGMLFPFLYLLSGRDPLRNRFEIEAGLEDGGYVKRRWRPASGRTAS